gcatgtaatatatctctatttaatttcatttaCAACTATAATTAGTttgtttaggtgaaatcaaatagagatatattatatgctattcatactgttcaagtgaaatcaaatagacatgtacatgaattttcaaaaataagaaaatactattcatacacatgatcactaagaaataaaaaaattcattttgtgaaatgtgagggacaaaaaaattcattttgtaaaatgtaaggAATTATGAATAGAATTATGTGAAATATtcattgacaattttgcccgtaaaaaatgatcacgtgcaagtCACATGgtggattttggccaaaaattaGTTGAAAACCTAGATAGGAatcaaatttgattaatgtgaATTTGTAGAGAATGTAAAATTGCACTTTTAAAAgttagggatgaaaaaaattattttacaataTGTGAGGGATGTTTTGACAGATTTTTCCTTATCTTTTTGTATTGAAAATAATCTAATTTACATTACATTTTAATCCATATTGCCTTTTCCCATGAAAAATAACACGTCTTTATATATTTCCAATCTTTATCATGCTTTCCTATTCAAAATAATGCTTAACCACCTTGCATCATAAATTTTGTCTTGTTATATaagtaataaaaaattatatttttacttGCAATGTAaatacatacatcacatcataaaatatgctacacttttatttcaaaaattttttcccaacattgagtgtgtttggatagagtattattccaCTTGTATCGTAAACATaatttttaatcatctttttatctcatatatatcatatcacaaaaagtgtttaGTGTCAttgtaaataaaattttttaaattatctcCTATTCAAACGTAATTACtttattatttggaataattactaaagcaatgtttgtgatatgatgtatgtgagataaaaagataattaagaatataaaaaaagtatttgaaaatgtgtttatgatacaaatAAAATAACATTTGAGATAATATGTGTATCCAAAATATTCTAACCAAACATATTTGTATACTTCTTAATTCAAAAAAGCATACTCCTTATATCTCAAAATTTATTCCTCTATATCTCGTGAGAATGATACACAAACAAATATACACAATGTGCATAaactaattttaaaaaattatctaaaTCTGCATTTAGTACTTCATGCTTCAAAATCATGTTTACCTAATAATCTAATTCATCTATGAAAACAATATCATTAAGTAGATTACTAAATCCAAGCGCTCTTTAATATGGTGGATAAATtatcttatacatttttaatgGAATGTGATAAGATTTCAATAATTACAAAAGCTAGTTAATTTCTACAAAATttagaattttttaaatattctaTAACCTTTCTTATTGTtactaattatattcaattttGCTAACACATTTGACATAAGCTCCCGAGCATTACACTCTCACTgaatagtgttttttttttataaataactATTAAAACATatacaaatttgatattttaggcGTTACAGCCTTCTCTAAATTGTTTTTTTAATCTTTAAATGATGCAATCATGCTTTTAAAGAAAACTCGTATCTATGCTACTCAATATTTTCTACTAAAATGGCATATGTTACATTTTAATTTATGTTGTCTTTATGGATTCAAGATAACTTAATGTATGTTAGACATTAatctatattattttttacGATTCAAAATAATTTAATGTACGTTACACTTCTATCTATATTGTCTTTTGTGATTCAAAACAACACAATGTACGTTACATTTCAATTTATGTTGTCTTTTGCTATTGAAAATAATCTAATTTACTTACATTTCAATCCATATTGTCTTTTTCTATAAGAAAAATAACTTGTTTTCGTATATATTTCCAATCTTTATTGTTGCTTTCTATTCAAAATAAAGCTTAACCACCTTGCGTCATAAAATTTGTCTAGTtatataattaataaaaaaattatatgtttTTACTTGCAACGTAAATACATATATCAcattataaaatatattatcaatatatatttatgatataAGCAAAATAATATTTAAGATATCGTGCGTATCCAAAATGTTCTAGCCAAGCACATTTGTGTTTTACGTACTTCTCAATTCGCTACTCATATCTCAAAATTTGCTCCTCCATATCTCATGGGAAGATGCACAAACCAACACACACTACACTCCGCACAACGCGCACAAActaatttaaagaaaaaattatctAAATCTGCGTTTAGTACTTCATGCTTCAAAAGCTAGCGTGTGTCTCAAGTCCGACATAAGCCACTGAGCCTCTCCGCACACACTCACAcagtctctctctttctctccccacATTCCACAGTCCCAACAGTGGAGAGAGAAATGATGAGATGAGATGAGATGAGACAGATTAGAGATACAGACACTGCCATTACTGACGTCTACGGTTTCCTCTTCTTCCAACTAGCTCACAGCCAAAAAGCAACGAACACAACAAAGTGAAGCATACCTCCGTTTCTCCCTTTTGTCCCCATTCTCGCCTCCGTACTCATCCTCAAAGTGTCCGTTTTCTTCTTCCATAGCTTCATCCTCTGTCTCTCATACTTGTATATAATTCTCCTTGTAAATCCCAGTCTATGTTGTTCACATTTTGAGATATCTTCTTGTAAATCCCAGTActtctttttctcatttttacatAATTTAGTTGCATATTTCGAGTATGTAATGGAGTATTTTagttttgttgttgttgctgTTGGTAGGTTCTTTTGTACGATTGCCCATTATTCTAGAAGtcccctgtttttttttttttgttttttttttttcgcttgCTACAATTTGTAAAACAATGACCTTTTTGAAATTTGAGTTTACCATTCAGGCCAAGCTTGGGCTATTAgaaaattgagttttttttttccctttaatttaTTATATTGATATAATGGGATGAATTTgacagaggaaagaaagaaaataaaagggtttATGAAATGAAGACATGCTTTATTTTTTGGTTGTTTGTTAGATTAGTTCTGAAAGTAGGAAGATGCAGGGGTTTCTAAGGAAACAAGAACGATGCAGAATTTTCTTGAAGTTTAAATACTCTTTAAAGATTCTAGACTCAGAGTTGTTGctctttgcttcttttttttttcagtttttttgaAATGTAATGGGGGATTTTCTGGGTTTTtagctttccttttttttttggttctgtGTTTAAGAGGATATAATGAATTGTTCATTTTGCAGCTGTTTTGGGTAATTGAGATCAGCAGTCAAAGAAATGGATGGAAATCATCAAATGGAGGTGCATTACATGAATACTTTTGGCTATCCTTATAATGCTTCAGACAGTTTTGTGGACTTTTTTGGAGGTCTTCCACAAGCCCCTTTACCTTATATTCACCCTCCTCCACCAATGCCTCATGATCATCAGGtaatcttttcctttcctttttttttcagggcccaaattttttgcaatttctGTTTgcaatttcctttcctttcctttcctttttggGGGCACTgcaatttcctttccttttttttgcaattttttcctttacttctttttttcaGGGCCCAACTGTAATTTCATGAAATAGTGATGCGCAGTGCTTAAGAATAATAACTAAATGTTGTTCTGCTCTAAAGCAGAAAAGAATGTTATTTTCCTTGTTTAGGTTGTCCTATCAGATCTTTTATGAAAGCTATATACATATCAATGCTCATAATCGTTTCCTTAGTGGTGGGATTCTGAGGATATACTAATTCACTATTACATGTCCATAAATTTCTGCTTGTTAGTTGGATATCAGTTACCTGAATTGCTTGAAAGATGTAAAGCTGTTATACTATGATGCCTGGCTCTGCTTCAATGTTTTATGGTCAAGCTAATGAATGCTCAGCTCTAGTGTAACAAGTGGGGAACCTGTTATGCTGTCTCATTGttacatttcatttctttttcttataaaaaatttgacctagtttgTTCCGTACTTGTTCATTACAATGAGATATATGTAGCTATCTGCAGTTTGTTAGTGCAAATGTGTCAGGATGCCATTGACTCCAAAGTATAATTTTGAGAGGAAAGAGTCTTGGTTTCACTTTTATATGGTTTTTTCATATGAGAAAGGGGCAATTGATGcaaaataaattgtcaatttgtATACTACACTTGCACGATTGATTGTAttacttattgaaaattttacTGTTTATTGTCTTTGCTTAGACACTGCCGAGCATTTGAGATGGATGGGAATGTGTAAGTTTCCTTTGTGATGGTGAATGTGTTTCATTGGTGTTTTATTTGCAGGAATCTGCATATTGGTCAATGACTATGAATTCTTACAGATTTGGGTTATCTGGCCCAGAAAATGCTCCCTATTATAGCCCTTATATTGTAAATGATGACTTTATGAGGATGGACTACAACCGGAGACCATGGGATTATCCTTCTGTTATGAATATACAAGAACCGCCAGTTGTAGATATGCCTTCGGAAGAGATCCAAGCCCCCAGTATGGAGGCGAACCCAGCCCCCAGTATGGAGGCCATCCCAGAAGAATGTGAGTTCCAGATTTTGTTCTGTTGTTTGGCCCTTACAGTTTAAACAAATGAAAACGGGGAAAATATCATGTTGACTTTCTACGTTTCTTGGTCTTAAGGGTGTTACTTCCTTTGTTGAGGTAGATCTCTTTTCAGTTTCATTACAAGTTTTTGTTGCTTGGTAATGCAATTCTGACCTTATCTTCGATGAGTTGTTCATACTAGCATTCTCATTTTCTATCCTTTGCACAGCTCAAACCTCTGCAGACAACATTAATCAGCAAGATTCTGGTGGTACTCAGGTATGTAAATCGATTATATACTTCTTTATCTCTTCATAATTCTCAGCTCATCACTTACGAATAGGAAATATTATTTTGCTTGGCTGTGAGGAAGATACTGATTTGTACTTTCTTTTTCCTACACTGTTGCAGGCTGTTTGGGAAGATAATATTGATCCTGACAACATGACTTATGAGGTACAAATGTTTGAAGTTTTTGCATTTTGTAAACTTATATTCTTTATGCGCTACAATGACCTGTGTTCTTATTAGAACCTATAATGGTTGAAATTCAATCAGCAAGTATGAGGCTTCTCTTATGCCCTGTTCAGTGGATAAGACTGTTATTAGACTGTTTTAGTTCGAAATGCTGGATCAAAAAGATTTTTGGCTGGTGATTGCCATGAACTTTGGTGAATGTTTATGCAAACTTCATTTCTCGAAGTCACATTATTGgaaaatcaattaaaagaacaaaatcTTCTCTCCAGAGTTCAACCAGTTGACCAGTTTTCATAACCAAAGAAAGACGTGCTTGACGTGAATATCAATCTTCTTTTATGTATTCCGCCATGTGGGTTTTAAGTCCCAAACTCTTAAACTAAATTCACaaggaataaaagaaaggaCTTCTTCATTGTGCTTCTCTAACTGTTGCCGTTCTGGTAACTGACTCCATAATTCCAAATTCATGGCTTTTTGCTGACTATGTTGTTGAACATCCAAAATGgtcttcattttcatttctctaGCTTCTGGCACTAGAATAGCAAAATAAGAGTTCAGTATTTGGTGTAGCTGCATTAGCAACAGCAGGGTGAGTAAATTTTACAAGTGTATGATTACACAAAATGAGGAATTTGCTATATTTATTCCCTTTCGACAGATTAAGTAAAACACCTGATATCTCGTCTCGGTGTACAGATTCTTACAAGCAAATGTTAAGAATGACTAGACAAACTGTTTGGAGATGAAATCTAATTATGATATTATTTTTAGGAATTACTTGAGTTGGGCGAAGCAGTTGGGACTGAAAACCGGGGACTTTCACAAGAACTTATTGATTTACTTCCGACCTCAAAGTACAAATCTGGGggaattttctccaaaaaaagATCTACTGAGAGGTATATTCTTACTAAGATGTATTTCATGTTGAATGTGCCACTGTGCTTTCTTCTTGCTTGTGAGCCACAGCTGTTAGCCTCTATCCTTTCTGACACTCTGCCTTTCTCTCTATCTGTACCTGTTTACATTGGTTACTTTTGTCACATATCATTCAAATGTGGTCGAAAATCACTCTATCTACATGAAATTATGTTTAGCTGTGAAATAAACATTTGAGAAGTTCTTTGTAAGATTTGTATGATACCCAGTCTAGTGCATACGATAACCCTTGGAAAGAGCAGTTCTGCTTGCGGCAGTAATGTAGCCTCCACCTAAGCATTCTCAACTGCATATGGCAGAAGCCCTGCGGATCAGGTTTCCCTGTTGTTATGCCTTGTCTATGCAGGGTGATCAATTATGATACCCATTATGTGCTCACCAGTTGATCACTGACAAAGCAATGGCTTGTGAAAATGATAAGTAACACTAGTTGATATTAATGCAGTTCCATGATTGTTTTCAAGAATgcatttcaagatttgagcaaataaaTCAAGAATGGGTTTCTTGACCCCAACAAGGAAATCAGTTACCTAACCTTATCTACTCTTTGGAAAATATACAGAGTCCCCAGTATCACAAATACCTGATAATGTATGATACTGCTGCATTCAATGTGATACCAGAATCCAGCATTTCTGCTTCATTTCCTTTGTAAACGGCAGCAGGTGCCTCGGTATTTTTTTGTTAGTTTCTAGCTGAGGCTACCGAGCCTGTGTCACTCTTTTACTTGTGTTTTCTGTAAGACTAAGTACCTGCTAGGAAAGAGTAATAGAGATCTATTATGGGGCTGCCCTTTCTTTTATATCTAAATGTGTTGGCCCTTGTCAAGTTctgaaagaagaaagaaaacataaaGAATAGTGAAAGAACATGAATGAACAAAATTAGAAGGTTTCTATCATTCTCtgctcctctctctctctctctgtcacacacacacacacacacacctagGTCAGGTTCACTCATTTTGGGTTGCTGCTTCAATTTTTTTCGTCTAATAATTTAAttgtttgtcattttttttaaaaaaatttttgcgaCCCAGATGTGTCATCTGCCAAATGAGGTACAAAAGAGGGGACCGGCAAATAAATTTGCCATGCAAACATGTATACCATGCCCATTGTGGATCGAAATGGCTCAGAATTAACAAGGTATGGTAAATATTTTTGAGCAGAGTTCGCCTTAAAGTCTGATATTTGTTTGCTAATACATGTATGTATCTTGTTGGTTTTGCCAGACATGCCCAATATGCAACACTGAAGTATCAAGTGAAGAATCCAACCAATGAAGATTTCAAATATCAAATGGCAAAATAGATTAACATCTGCAAAGTTTTATAGATCTGCAATAGTTTTCCCCTTTTAACATACATAGAGCTAGtttatttttgaccttgttgttATAGTTgggtttagaattttgtaatGTAGAAGTTTATAGTAGCTTTTTGTACAAGGGAAGCAATGGAACAGGAAGCTTGAAGGATATAGGTCCTTGAATGCTTATTGATGATTAGCTCCATGCTGTCTTCAACAGTTTTATTGATTAGCTTGATAGCTTCAGGGGAAATATATTTCTTGCTGCCGGAAGCTAATGGAAAAAGTTGATCgatttgcttcatttcttccaAATATATACACTGAAATCACAGATACCGCTTAGAACTGAATACAGGGTAGGTGACTATTAGTCAGAAGTCGTTTTTATCAGTGTCCATTTGCCACAGCagcctcccccccccccccccccccccccccccccccccaaaaaaaaaccaaaaaagatACGTATACGTAGTAGTTGCTCCTGATGTTATCAATAATTTTGAGCTGTAGCCTGGGGACAGCCTAATTGGATATAGACTTATTGTGTAGAAATTTCCTCCAATGAAGGCAATTTGGGGATAGTGTTTTGAAAATTGGATTAATAGATCGGTTCAACCAGTTGAACTGCAAGGAGGTCATGACGTTGGTTTGGTTTCATTTAAAACTTGAACAGacaaaaagaaattttgtttcttggaagaaaccaaaaaaattggTCAAAGAATGGTTGAATGGTAAAAATCAGTAAAATGTGGACTTCTGAACTTGTTTGTCAGTAaaatttctcctttttcttgaattacttagttttaatcagaatttttatttcttatataaatgaaaaaaagttGAACTTTTAACTTGAATGGTTGAACTGTGAACTAAAAATTACTCATCTCGGTCACTTGCTCATCCAGGTTTAAAAACATTGCCGTGAAAATGAGAAGTTCATTTTGAAAAGGCCTATACAGAAATTTTCAAATAGCTAAAGGTGTAAAATCATGGAGGAGGGTTAGTTTACTATTTTCTTAGGCACAAGATCATTGTTTATCAGTTAATCATGATAATCAAAATAGAGTATTCTTTTCATGCACGTATGACAAAAGCATATGAAGTTCAGGAATATAGTAAAATGATGCATGAGAAATTCCTTGTGAGATGCTAAAAGGGACTTCAAATGGGAAAGAAAAAAGCTTCAAAAAAATTGGGATGGTTGAATCGGAATTTCATTGCAGACATGAAACAACtcgttccttttcttttctctttttacaATTACAAATAGTAAGTCTTGAATCTAATttgtatatttaaaaaaaattatcatatATAACACAAAAGCCTCTCCATTTGTCTCTCTGTTTACCATATATAACACAAAAGATTACCATCGATTCCTTCTAGTCGAGCCTCTCGATTTGTCATTATTCCTGAGAAGTAGAAATAATTATAAGTCCTCATCCCACCTAAAATTCGAGAAATTTGTTGAGAGTTGGAATAAATTTGTAAATCGGGTTGACTAATccgttttaaatttaaaatatttctaCCAAgttaaaatttcaataaatcaatGGGTTCCTATGGGTTGACTCACAATAGGATTGGGTTAATTGTGAAAACTAATGGGAGCCCAATTAATGCATTCAGGGGTAATTCTGAGCACTTTCATACACTCAAGCGAACATTTTCACACAACAATCTTTTCAAGTGTAAATGTAGAAAATAACTGgggtctaaaaataaaaaacaaaaatggtaaCAAACTCATTATGGGTACCATGGGCCAGGATCACCTGCAAGCAATCCACGTTCAGTCATGACGTAGTCAGCTTTTGGAATACCCAGACCCAAAACATCCCACACCCAAATTTACACATGCTAGTTTTGGGCGGGCCTCTTCTTGCCAGGCTTCGATGGGAGGTGCTCTATGGAGGTCCAAAATGTAAGACATAAAAATTCGTCAGAAAACATaccaaaatcaagtaaatttttATCCCATTTTGTGCAATTATTATGTTTTTTGGGGTACGATTATGTTACGTTATTATATTTAAGAACAATTTTgtttatataaataaaatatttcacacaTATATTTAGTTCAACAATTAACGAGGTTGTACGTCAAAAACTGTAACATGTATAGTAATTGGATAGAAAAAAACAGTAGTTACCTGTACTCTTTTTGAAAGTTACCATGcataaatctcaaatatcatTAAGAGACAACACAAATTTTGTTCAATATTACATGAAGGGAGTATAAGATTGCTGTGTATGAATTAGTAGTTAAACTAACTCTTTTGAATTTAAATAAAGTACATATTTTGCAATATCTTGCTTCAAAGCTGGAAAGTCAGCCCATGGCGATTCTTTGGCTTCTTCGCTAGAAGAATTTTTTTTGTCTTGGTCCCAATTCAATACTAAACAAGTCCGAACTAATTGAAGAAATTCCTCGAATTGGTTTGCCGTTTCCATAAAGGATATAATTGACAACCTGAAGTCGAACATTGTCCCtgtagacaatggaattttaattaaattctaaaaattaccattggtctataaaatatttttatccaATCGGATATTGCCATATGGCATGTACACTTGGAAAGTTTGGTTATTAAATAGCCAATTATATTCCTCCACGTGTCAAGTTGAGGTGTTCCAAACCAATTCAAATCGCAAGGGTATCttcaccaaccaaatcatatcatatcacatacctattggataaatatctaagtatttatttcttattaaagggataatatttagagttatttaatccaagtatatctcttatatactgcaatggCCTGGCCAGTAAAATAGCGCCACGTCACGTGTCCCCGCAAGTCTAGCCAATCGAGAaattacttatctctttattaatgaagagataatatttaactggcacagtcctaatatgactgtACGTCTTG
This portion of the Coffea arabica cultivar ET-39 chromosome 2e, Coffea Arabica ET-39 HiFi, whole genome shotgun sequence genome encodes:
- the LOC113732238 gene encoding E3 ubiquitin-protein ligase BIG BROTHER; this translates as MDGNHQMEVHYMNTFGYPYNASDSFVDFFGGLPQAPLPYIHPPPPMPHDHQESAYWSMTMNSYRFGLSGPENAPYYSPYIVNDDFMRMDYNRRPWDYPSVMNIQEPPVVDMPSEEIQAPSMEANPAPSMEAIPEESQTSADNINQQDSGGTQAVWEDNIDPDNMTYEELLELGEAVGTENRGLSQELIDLLPTSKYKSGGIFSKKRSTERCVICQMRYKRGDRQINLPCKHVYHAHCGSKWLRINKTCPICNTEVSSEESNQ